In Anopheles gambiae chromosome 2, idAnoGambNW_F1_1, whole genome shotgun sequence, a single window of DNA contains:
- the LOC11175473 gene encoding uncharacterized protein LOC11175473, with amino-acid sequence MNRIIIALTAVLACASAQVFLNQPIPLALHQPAPVREASLAHPAVVENALHEAQYPDQFRNNFYKNPHIADALAKQSWFGDKEMPVFEREADKIPRDRIVKIFKNAGFVRRR; translated from the exons ATGAaccgcatcatcatcgcccTGACTGCCGTGCTTGCGTGCGCCTCGGCCCAAGTCTTCCTGAACCAACCAATCCCGCTCGCGCTGCACCAACCGGCTCCCGTGCGAGAG GCTTCCCTCGCTCATCCAGCGGTGGTAGAAAATGCCCTGCACGAGGCGCAATATCCGGATCAGTTCCGCAACAACTTCTACAAGAACCCGCATATTGCCGACGCACTAGCCAAGCAGTCGTGGTTCGGAGATAAGGAGATGCCTGTCTTCGAGCGTGAAGCCGACAAGATTCCGCGTGACCGCATCGTGAAGATTTTCAAGAATGCCGGATTTGTGCGACGCCGCtaa